The Maniola jurtina chromosome 20, ilManJurt1.1, whole genome shotgun sequence genome includes the window tcagtgcgcgagtctgactcgcacttggccggttttcacctacctacctaccatcatCCTAAGCACAGAGGCTTAGTGGTTTGTGCTCCTAAGTCATGGCTATGTAACAAGGGAGGGTACCTACTGGAATAAAAACAGTCTAAGATTTATTCCGCCTAATCGTAGACAAGGAGTATAGAAAACTGACTTTCAGTAATGGAAAGAAATATCAACAAGAATAGTTACCGTCAAAACACTGCATTCACGCTCAATAGCATCGCATTCGCTTTCTATAGCCGCTGCCTCCTTGCATTTTTGTTCGTTCATCTCCAAAACCTTCGCTATTTTCCGTCTCTCTATTTCCTCCTGCTCTTcctttacttttttgttttgaagGTCAGCTATTTTCCGCTCTGTtcaaatatacttacctatatacacacgtcacacacatgcacatacattatattatagtatacgacagatcgagatggcccCCGCCAAAGAGTAAATGTATAGGGTAGCCCCCGCACAGCCACAGcactaacccgctgcgggtgagcgcgggtgatgtgcggaTGTGCGACGTGTTCCTTCGCCTCATACCCAGCTTCCGACGCCTCCCCCATCCcagttttaagcaatcaaatatcaataTCACCTTGCTTATTTATTAGTTAcagtaaagaaaaacatcgtgacgaaacaCCTGCATACCCGAGAGTTCTCTATAGTTACTTACTCACTTAGCATGTTCTCAATAGGCGTGTACATAGTTTGCCTATCAATATGCACTTGATCAGCGTGGTCAACTtgccaaccccttctcattctgagaggatacccatgctcagtagtgcgctggCAGCGATGGATTGTGATAATGAAATATCTATAGCTAGTATCTACCTTTTGCAAGCATATCTTCATATCCTTGTTTATGAGCGTTGATATTTGATAGATGATTTTCAAATTTAGACTTTTCAGAGACGCTGCATATTTTTGTTATTGATATTTGGTTTGTGACTTTGGATATTTGATCTTTTAAATCCTGGGGAAGTAAATAGTAGATTGTATCATAAGGGAGCAAAATAGTATTTTTACGGCGAGGGCGCTTTTTTAAATCCAGAGCTTTGCTATAGGTAAGTAAAGGAAAGTGCACTAATATAGATAATTTAGACCACCTATTTTGTAAGTCTTACCACATCTACTTTGAtagttatacttaatattaaaatttacctcCATCTGATGCAATATAAAGTCACACTCGGATTGAATAAGTGAAATATCTTCAGTCAAAGAGCGTTCTAAACTACGTAAAGAGTTTTccacttttgcattttttagttttcttttggTAGCTATgcggaaataaaatataaagtcatttcaatatttttatattcataagtaaatactaataatataagaatacgaaagtgcgtctgtctgttcaCGCGGCCTATCCAttttcaaccgattctgacctGGCACAGAAATATAGCTTTCTGCCCAGGGAAGGACATTATATGTTACCTATGTCGtagaaaaagaaagagttggattttgcattttatttagattattattcATAGATACTTGCCTGATTGTAGCTGTGATTGCAAgtcatttattttgtcattgAGAGAagccattttaaaacataaaataaatcgtTAGATGAAAATGTTTCAGGGTTGAACTTTGAACGATCGAAAACTTTTTCGCGCTCTTTTGTGACCGGAAATGACGGATTGATCACAGATTATGGGAAGgatacacatttttttattagctttacggctctggattctaaTTCTTTTGACCTAATATACAGATAATTGCTTGCGCCCCAGAAACATTTACTGATTACACTTTCACGCCAAGCTTTTTAAATGGCCTCTGACtatcctatatgttattggtctgtgccTCTGACCAACCGCTAACCGCTTGCTGGAAAAAACCGTAGTGCGGCCTCTACTTGTATTGTATGTTCTTTTTCTTAATCCTAATAACCTGAACCATCATTAAGATACCCAAAAAAGAGTGATTTTTCCCATAGAGTTATGTACATATGGATTTTTCCGTGATTTTCCATACCTACcttcggttttatttttgtcaaaCTATAATGTAGGGAAAAATGGTCCCTTTTCTTTAaggtaattaaatttaatttcgcCCAAAAAGCCAGATCCAAAGTGGTTTTtgcaaattaaatttactacaaaggaaataaaacaaatcaaaacatattttttaaagaagatttatgtaattttatgaCAAAGTAAAACACACCATCCATATGGTGAAGAAACCTGACATGGGTAAAAtgtttgataaaatatatacttttttttgCTGAATGTATAATCAATGAacctttttatcttattttattttagttcagTGTAGAAAGTAATTTTGCAGTTGattgattttttataattaggtTGTTATAATACAAAGCCGACTCACAATGTTTGATacgtttacaatgttacccgtgactACTGTCAGCGAGCTAGTCTAGGAATCTAGATCTCTATGATCTCTACTCAGTACTCTCTAGTCTATGGGTGATCTGTCAAAAAAAATGAAGCTGGCTAAAGCGTGTGGCGTGTTTTTTCACCAataatcattaaattattttttacaaccTCCATCTGAACGAGCAACTTGCAAAATGTGATATTTGTGTACTGTGAATCTTAAAGACCAAATATATAGGCTCATTGGAACGAGTATTCATGTGCAAATCGGCAAAAATGGTGTCCAGCAGTACTAGGGTGATTCAAGTCACCAACATCGCTCCTCAGGCGACTAAGGATCAGATGCAAACCCTGTTTGGGTATCTAGGGAAAATAGATGACATCAGGTTGTATCCTACGATACGAGATGTGTCCTGTCCGGTGCAGTCTCGTATATGTTACGTGAAGTACTACGATTCGGCGACGGTCAACGTCGCTCAACACATGACGAACACAGTGTTCATCGATCGCGCGCTAATCGTCATTCCCATGCAGTCCGGTGAGATCCCCGATGAGCACAAGGCGCTGGAAATGTCAAGTAATGGAACGTTAGTGCCCGGTCTCAATAACG containing:
- the LOC123875837 gene encoding uncharacterized protein LOC123875837 — protein: MASLNDKINDLQSQLQSATKRKLKNAKVENSLRSLERSLTEDISLIQSECDFILHQMEDLKDQISKVTNQISITKICSVSEKSKFENHLSNINAHKQGYEDMLAKERKIADLQNKKVKEEQEEIERRKIAKVLEMNEQKCKEAAAIESECDAIERECSVLTKRNKAIMLQLKRKLVQAGGTRRELIEKNELVNN